Below is a window of Chryseobacterium arthrosphaerae DNA.
AATGAATTTTAGTAAGATTATCTGTCTTTTTATTTTCTTTTTTGGAGTCAGTGTTTTCGGTCAGAAGGATGGTATTGTGGCGAAGCCACTCAACCAGTACCCGCCTGAATCCCTGAAAGTAGACGAATTCGGAAATAAATATTATTACGATGAGCAGCAAAAGATCAAGGTGTACGAAATCAATGGCGAGCCTGTGGTCGTACTGGATGAGCTGGTTTTGGTGAATAAACCGAGATTTAATAACCAACTGGACAGGAATTACTATTATTTCCTGAACAAAAAACTCTACAGGGTCTATCCGTTATTTGTAACTGCATTGCAACAGTACAGGGATATCCAGAAAGATATGACGGATATGGATAACAAGGCCAAAAGAAAATTTGTAAGAGAAAGACAGAATATGCTTGCCGATCAGTATGAAAAACAGCTGAGAGATCTTACCACTACTGAAGGGCAGGTATTTGCAAAGCTGATGAACAGGGCTACAGGGAAAAACGTTTATGAGATCATCAAAGAAATGAGAGGCGGATGGAGCGCCTTCTGGTGGAATGTAAAAGGTAAAATGGCTGATATTGATCTGAAAGACCGCTATGATCCGCATAAGAACAGAACTGATGAATTTGTGGAATCACTGCTTCAGTCTAACTGGAACTCCGGTTATCTGCAGCCTTATCCGGGTGCCAATGATTTTAAAGTAAAGAAATAAGATATAAAAAAATACCTGTAAGATGCTTACAGGTATTTTTCTTTTAATTTATCAAATACAATCTTGTCTACAGGAAGGGGAAAAGGGTTATCCGGCCTGTCTATTTCAATCCATTCTGTTTTTTCTATACAGGGATCCAGGATCAGGAAATCCTCTTCATTGGTGATATTCACAATATAATAGATGGTAAGAAGCTGCTCGTTTTCTCTGAATCGGGATACCAGAAAGTTTTCCTGGGTATAAAAATGTTCTACCACCTCTACCTTTACATTAAGCTCTTCATCAAATTCACGGTGCAGACACTCGAGAACACCTTCGCCATACTCCAGACCGCCTCCCGGAAATTTCATTAAAGGTTCACCGGCATATTCCTCAAACAAGGTCAGTACTTTTTTATCTTTTACCGCACAGGCATACACTCTAATGTTGATCTTGTCTATCATATATATAATGTATAATATTTTGTATAGCTAAGGTAAGGAATTTTTGTTGAAAAAAGCTGCATAACGGAAGCAGAAAGCTGTAAGTTCGAGATCAACTGCTGTCCCCTAAAAACTCCCGGACCGCCTATCCTTATTATATATGTTATTATAAAAAAATAAAAGCAAAGCATATCCTTAAACAGCTGCACATGTATGCCAGAGGTATGCTCTACATTTTAATGGCATTAATCATTTCCCGTTTGCCCGGCGGCCCCTGCTTTTTCTCTACCTGGAAGTTAAGGTCCTGAAGAATCCTTCTTACACTTCCTTTGGAAGAATAGGTAGTTAATAATCCGTTAATAGCCATTTTGTCAGACACCAGTTCAAATAAGGGTTTTTCCCAAAGATCAGGCTGTACTCTGGCCC
It encodes the following:
- a CDS encoding DUF4294 domain-containing protein — its product is MNFSKIICLFIFFFGVSVFGQKDGIVAKPLNQYPPESLKVDEFGNKYYYDEQQKIKVYEINGEPVVVLDELVLVNKPRFNNQLDRNYYYFLNKKLYRVYPLFVTALQQYRDIQKDMTDMDNKAKRKFVRERQNMLADQYEKQLRDLTTTEGQVFAKLMNRATGKNVYEIIKEMRGGWSAFWWNVKGKMADIDLKDRYDPHKNRTDEFVESLLQSNWNSGYLQPYPGANDFKVKK
- a CDS encoding NUDIX domain-containing protein, whose product is MIDKINIRVYACAVKDKKVLTLFEEYAGEPLMKFPGGGLEYGEGVLECLHREFDEELNVKVEVVEHFYTQENFLVSRFRENEQLLTIYYIVNITNEEDFLILDPCIEKTEWIEIDRPDNPFPLPVDKIVFDKLKEKYL